Proteins encoded within one genomic window of Candidatus Berkiella cookevillensis:
- a CDS encoding PilT/PilU family type 4a pilus ATPase, with the protein MDLKALLIQMQQMEGSDLYLTTGAPPSVKAHGKLHPISNTVFEVGEVKKMAYQVMDAEQRQHFEMKPEMNLALSLKGIGRFRVNIFVQRSEVGMVIRRIHTEIPSLETLHLPPILKEIITEKRGLVLFVGATGSGKSTSMAALINHRNEQQAGHIITIEDPIEFVHTHKKSIINQREVGVDTDSYEDALKNTLRQAPDLILIGEIRSRETMEHAIAFSETGHLCISTLHANSANQALDRIINFFPEERKNQLLLDLSFNLKAIISQRLIPTKDGKRTIAVEILLGTPLILSLINRGEISQLKEVMEKSKNLGMQTFDQALEALYFEGKISLEEAIRNADSKNNLRLKIQLAEKGLENNQIAVPTASIHKPFSQDKDDKDQNGLSIVED; encoded by the coding sequence ATGGATCTAAAAGCACTGTTAATCCAAATGCAGCAAATGGAAGGTTCAGATTTGTATTTAACAACAGGTGCTCCTCCCTCTGTTAAGGCTCATGGCAAACTACATCCCATTTCTAACACTGTTTTTGAGGTCGGAGAAGTTAAAAAAATGGCTTACCAAGTCATGGATGCCGAACAAAGACAACATTTTGAAATGAAACCAGAAATGAATCTTGCACTATCGCTAAAAGGCATTGGCCGATTTCGGGTTAATATTTTTGTACAGCGCAGTGAAGTGGGAATGGTGATTCGTAGAATTCATACTGAGATCCCCTCTTTGGAAACACTCCACCTCCCTCCCATCTTAAAAGAAATTATTACAGAAAAACGTGGCTTAGTGTTGTTTGTCGGTGCAACAGGATCAGGTAAATCGACCTCTATGGCAGCACTTATCAATCATCGCAATGAGCAACAAGCAGGTCATATCATTACCATTGAAGATCCTATTGAATTTGTACATACGCATAAGAAATCCATCATTAATCAACGTGAAGTGGGTGTGGACACAGACAGCTATGAAGATGCGCTTAAAAACACATTGCGACAAGCACCTGATTTAATTTTAATCGGTGAAATTCGCTCTCGAGAAACGATGGAGCACGCCATTGCCTTTTCTGAGACCGGCCATCTTTGTATCTCTACTTTGCATGCCAACAGTGCAAATCAAGCATTAGACAGAATTATTAATTTTTTCCCAGAAGAGCGCAAAAATCAGTTGCTCTTAGATCTCTCTTTTAATCTCAAGGCAATTATTTCACAACGCCTCATTCCTACCAAAGATGGCAAACGAACCATTGCTGTTGAAATTTTGCTTGGAACCCCTTTGATACTTTCTTTGATTAATCGAGGTGAAATATCACAACTCAAAGAAGTTATGGAAAAATCAAAAAATCTTGGTATGCAAACCTTTGATCAAGCCCTTGAAGCGCTTTATTTTGAAGGGAAAATTAGTTTAGAAGAAGCCATTCGAAATGCAGACTCAAAAAACAATCTGCGTTTGAAAATACAACTTGCGGAAAAAGGCCTAGAAAACAATCAGATCGCAGTACCTACTGCATCTATTCACAAACCTTTTTCGCAAGACAAGGATGACAAAGATCAAAATGGTTTAAGTATTGTGGAAGATTAA
- the speD gene encoding adenosylmethionine decarboxylase: MKKLKLHGFNNLTKNLSFNIYDICYTITEAHRKEYIAYIDEAYNATRLTQILTDVSKIIGANILNIAYQDYDPQGASVTMLIAEEPVEPTGGTQTEAPGPLPESVVGHLDKSHITVHTYPESHPHNGISTFRADIDVSTCGVISPLKALNFLLHTFESDIVTIDYRVRGFTRDVSGKKHFIDHSIQSIQNYLSKDTLKAFEMIDVNVYQENIFHTKMLLKEFELNNYLFGTGEDALTAQDAKMIKERLRREMLEIFYGRNFVAQAELI, from the coding sequence TTGAAGAAACTGAAACTTCATGGGTTTAATAACCTAACGAAGAATTTAAGCTTTAATATCTACGATATTTGTTACACAATTACTGAAGCACACCGTAAAGAATATATTGCGTATATTGATGAAGCGTACAATGCGACACGTTTAACGCAAATATTAACGGATGTATCGAAAATTATTGGTGCCAATATATTGAATATTGCGTATCAAGATTATGATCCTCAAGGTGCCAGCGTTACGATGTTGATTGCAGAAGAGCCTGTAGAGCCTACAGGTGGGACGCAAACAGAAGCGCCTGGTCCATTACCTGAAAGTGTCGTTGGGCATTTAGACAAAAGTCATATTACCGTACATACCTATCCTGAAAGTCATCCTCATAATGGTATTTCAACCTTCAGAGCAGATATTGATGTATCTACCTGTGGTGTAATTTCTCCACTTAAGGCATTGAATTTCTTACTGCATACCTTTGAGTCGGATATTGTCACCATTGATTATCGTGTGCGAGGCTTTACACGAGATGTGAGTGGTAAAAAGCATTTTATTGATCATAGCATCCAGTCAATACAAAATTATCTTTCTAAAGATACATTGAAAGCCTTTGAAATGATTGATGTGAATGTATATCAAGAAAATATTTTTCACACCAAGATGTTATTAAAAGAGTTTGAGTTGAATAATTATCTTTTTGGCACAGGCGAAGATGCCTTAACTGCGCAAGATGCTAAAATGATAAAAGAACGACTACGACGAGAAATGTTAGAAATTTTCTATGGTCGAAACTTTGTGGCTCAGGCTGAGCTTATTTAA